The DNA region CGCCTGCTGAAGAACTGCCAGGAAAAAGAGGGCTAGAGCCAAAGCCGCCAGAACAAGATTAACCCGGGAAGGAAACCTGCCTAATGTCTGTAATCCTGACACGCCCATAATATAATTTAGGGATTTGGAGAGAAAAGGTATTGATTTGAAAATAGGTTCTTTATGGACTATTCAAAACTCGCTGAAGTTTATGAAAAGCTCGAAGGGACGACAAAAAAGCTGGAAAAGACTGCCATCCTGGCCGAGTTCATCAAAGGCATTGATGACGATTACGAGCTTAGAATCGTGATGGCGCTTCTCCAGGGAAAAATATACCACGAAAGCGAGGAGATGGAGGTGGGGGTTGCAAGCAAAATTGTTGTCTCTGCCCTCCAGAAACTTGGATTTTCCAAAAAGGCAATTCTCGACATCCTAAAGGAAACCGGAGACCTGGGGCTGACAGCAGAAAAGCTTGTGAGGGAAAAAAAGCAGATGAGCCTGCTTAAGCGAACCCTTAATATCGAAAAGGTATATGACTCCCTGAGGGAGCTCGCAACGCTGACCGGGAAAAACTCCCAGGGCAAAAAGCAGAACGTGATGATTGAGCTTCTGAATTTCGCTGAAGGTTCTGAAGCAAAGTACATTATCCGAACTGTCCTTGAGGAGCTGCGGCTTGGAACCGCTGAAGGGATACTCCGGGACTCCATTGCAAAGGCATACGAAATACCTTCCGAAACGGTTGAAGGGGCGTACAACCTGAAAACGGATTTTGGCGAGGTTGCAGTTATAGCTAAAAATGAGGGCTCGGAAGGACTCCTAAAGGCAGAGCTTGAGATAGGAAAACCCATCCGGGTAATGCTTGCCGAAAAATCCGAGAGTCTCGAAAAAGCCCTTGAAAGCGCTGAGGATCCCGCAATAGAGGTCAAGTATGACGGGCTTCGGACACTGATTGAAAAAGACGGGAAAAAAATATGGGTGTTTACAAGGCGTCTTGAAAACGTGACAAAGCAGTTTCCCGACCTCGTAAAGCTTGCAAGGGAAAATATCCTGGCAGAAAAAGCGATTGTCGAGGGCGAAACCATAGGGCTCCGGGAAGGAAAACCACTTCCCTTCCAGGAATTGTCAAAACGAATACACCGAAAATACGAAATCAGGGACACTTCAAAGGAAATACCTATCCAGGCAAACCTTTTCGACTGCCTTCTCATTGGCGACAGGGAGATTATGATGCTGCCTTTCAGGGAAAGGCGGGCGGAGCTTGAAAAAATTATCAATGTGGTGCCAGGCAAGTTCCAGCTTGCCGAGCAGATTGTGACAAAAGACTTAAAAAAAGCAGAAAAATTCTACAAAAATGCCCTTGAGTTAGGCCAGGAAGGCGTTATGGTCAAAAATTTGAGTAAGCCCTACCAGCCGGGAAAAAGGGTAGGAAATATGTACAAGGTCAAGCCCGAAAAGGAAACGCTTGATGTTGCAATAACTGGCGCTGAGTGGGGAGAAGGAAGGCGCGCCCAGTGGCTTGGCTCGTTTACTCTCTCCATCAGGGACCCTGAAACCGGAGACCTCCTGGAAATTGGAAAGCTTGGAACCGGGCTGACTGATGAGCAGTTCAGGGAAGCAACAGAGATTCTAAAGCCCCTGATTGAGCTTGAAAAGGATAATTCCGTGCGGCTCCGTCCCAAAATAGTAATAGAGGTCGGCTACCAGGAAATACAAAAGTCTCCAAACTACAAATCCGGCTTTGCGCTGAGGTTCCCTAAACTGGTGAGGTTTCGGGACGACAAAAGCATTGATGATGTCGATTCCCTTGAACGGGTGGAGGGGCTTTTCAGAAAAGGCGCCTGAAAAAAGATATGCCTCCATAGGACAAAGTGAGCTTAAAAAAGGTAAAATGGGTCGAAATAAGGCATTTTAAATATATATAACCCAGGGGTATCAATCCATAAGTATATAATTTTGACTAACTAATAGTATGAAAATATCCATTTTAATACCCTGTTATAATGAGGAAAAAACCATAAAGGCATGCATAGAGTCATGCTTCTGCCAGACCAGAAAGCCGGACGAAATCGTAATTGTCGATGACGGAAGCACTGACAGCACGCCCCAAATCCTGAAATCCTTCGGGAAAAAAATAAGGGCAGTAAGGACTCCAAAAAATACGGGAAACAAAAGCAAGGCCCAGGAATTCGGCCTGAAATACGTGACTGGAGATGTTTTCATTACTGCTGATGCAGATACCCTGCTTCACTGCGACTTTGTAAAGCAAATAGAGCGAGAC from Candidatus Aenigmatarchaeota archaeon includes:
- a CDS encoding ATP-dependent DNA ligase; this encodes MDYSKLAEVYEKLEGTTKKLEKTAILAEFIKGIDDDYELRIVMALLQGKIYHESEEMEVGVASKIVVSALQKLGFSKKAILDILKETGDLGLTAEKLVREKKQMSLLKRTLNIEKVYDSLRELATLTGKNSQGKKQNVMIELLNFAEGSEAKYIIRTVLEELRLGTAEGILRDSIAKAYEIPSETVEGAYNLKTDFGEVAVIAKNEGSEGLLKAELEIGKPIRVMLAEKSESLEKALESAEDPAIEVKYDGLRTLIEKDGKKIWVFTRRLENVTKQFPDLVKLARENILAEKAIVEGETIGLREGKPLPFQELSKRIHRKYEIRDTSKEIPIQANLFDCLLIGDREIMMLPFRERRAELEKIINVVPGKFQLAEQIVTKDLKKAEKFYKNALELGQEGVMVKNLSKPYQPGKRVGNMYKVKPEKETLDVAITGAEWGEGRRAQWLGSFTLSIRDPETGDLLEIGKLGTGLTDEQFREATEILKPLIELEKDNSVRLRPKIVIEVGYQEIQKSPNYKSGFALRFPKLVRFRDDKSIDDVDSLERVEGLFRKGA